The genomic window aggtttCAGTTTGACTTTATTCTATATGAAACAAGAGCAGTTTGATGATTAATatgaatatatttgttatatatattgTGATCAGGGCCCGGGTGTTCATCTCTAGCCTACGGCGCAATGGAAGAGATTGGACCCTTTCGTGTTCATAGCGATGGAAAAACACTTTACAGAAATAGATACTCATGGAACCATGGTATAACCTTTTATTAGCAGTTCAGTTTCAggcattaaaaagaaaaagaaaaaagagttgaTTTTCTTAATAATTGCATGCAGCTGCAAATGTTTTGTTTCTGGAGTCGCCTGCTGGAGTAGGATTTTCATACTCCAACACAACATCTGATTATGATAGAAGTGGTGACAGTAAAACAGTTGttgataattatgtgttcttgatAAACTGGTTGGAGAGGTTTCCTGAATACAAAGAAAGGGATTTTTATATCTCTGGTGAAAGCTATGCGGGGCATTATGTTCCTCAACTTGCACATACCATTCTCCTACACAACAAAAAGGCTAACACCACCCTTATAAATCTCAAAGGGATCATAGTATGTCATTGCTTGTCCTTTTCCTtctctttcaatttttctttttttatattcgaGCCTAATTGTGTTGAACATGAATTTCAGATTGGGAATGCTGTGATCAATGATGAAACTGATGTTAAAGGAATGTATGACTTCTTTAAGAGTCATGCTCTCATTTCAGATGAAACTGCGTACAGGATTTCAAAATACTGTAATCTTGAATCCGAGAATAACATGGACGCGGAGTCCAGTACCGAATGCAATGCAGCCACTGATGAGGTTAACAGGGATACTTATAACATTGATATTTACAATATCTACGCCCCCTTATGCCACGATTCAAGCCTCACAGTCCAGCCCAAGGAGCCTTCTGTAAGTTGACTAAAACAACCCACACAACAGTTGGAATAAGCTTTTGCAGTCTAATTTCTGTCAGTCTCACTAGGTTTTTGAGTAACTATTGTTCATATGTGGCCATGTCGGCcaagttcaaaattttatttttagaccATTTAGAAGCTTGGGTTAAGGACAAGTCAAAGTTGATAGAAAATGCATCTACATGATCATTCCTGAGCTGCTAGTCCTAAAAGCCCGAGGGGTTCCTTTCTAATTTTAGTGCAGTATTTGCATTTATAAGCTTTTCTACATCTAGCCAACAGGTAGTATAACTGAAATAGTTTTTCGTGGTTGGTCTAGGTGGTGAATTTTGATCCATGCAGCGACAATTACGTATACGCTTATCTAAACAGGGCTGATGTGCAAGAGGCCATCCATGCCAATGTAACAAAACTCGACCATGGTTGGGAACCCTGCAGCAACATCATCACGACATGGGGAGATAGCCCATCAACAGTCATTCCCCTTCTACGGGAGTTACTGGCTAACAGACTGAGAGTGTGGATATTTAGGTAATGATCGATGATCAATTTTCACTAATCAGATACTGACCAGAATGCCGCAATTAACACATTCAATTATAGGCTTATATTACGTATGTCTTTGATTTTGTTGCATGTAATGCAGTGGTGATATAGATGGAAGGATACCAGTAACCTCAACCAAGTACTCTATCCAGAAGATGAATCTTCCAATTAAAACTAAGTGGCATCCTTGGTACCTTGATGGAGaggtaaaaaaatttacaatctTGTGTTTTGCCATAGACCATCTCTAGTTCCTGTTAACGTGAGCTTGATTCCTTTACAAAGTCATTAACATTTGTCTTTGCTGCTATTTATATGGCAGGTTGGAGGGTACACTCAGGTATACAAGGGAGATTTAACACTTGCTACCGTAAGAGGGGCggggcaccaagtgccaagctACCAACCAAAGAGGGCACTTTCACTGATCAAACACTTTCTTGCTGGCACACCTCTTCCAGACACGTCAAGATATATCTGATTTCCTCTCCCCATTTGTCTAGTTTCTTGATTAGGTTTAAGAAAAGTAGTTTCTTTATTATATCCCATTGTTGTTTCCTTCTTAATTATTCAATGAATAGCAATTAGTTTTCGGCTTAACCAAACAACTATTAAAAGCTGGAAATGCTCGTTTTTTAAGGATAAAGTAAAaggattttaaaatttggtgATTGCATCAGCTATAATATGCATATACACGTATGTTTGGTCATAAAGTGGTAACAGCTTTCGCCAGGTTACCAAAATTTAGCATTTGCTGATCTATAGGTTGACCTTGCCTGCCTGTTTTCAGTGAAACCCTATGCCTAGGCCTAGATGTATAAGCTCAGGCaatatctttttaaataaaatggaaTCGAAAATATTGAACACACAGTTTATTGGAAAAAACTAatcaaaagagaataaaaaattacGGGTAAAAAGAGATTTTACTGTAATAAAGACGAGTACGAAAAAGgagaaaattaaatgaaaacccGAAGCCCAAAAACAAAATCCCTttctctcaatctaaatatttctgTTATGTTAAACCTAAAGTAACTAAGGCCTATTATAAGCTGAAATTCCTTGAAGTGCACATCGctcaatctaaatatttctgTTATGTTAAACCTAAAGtaactaaggcctatttataAGCTGAAATTCTTTGAAGTGCACGTCGTCATGCGTCATTAGGACAAGGGCTTTCTTCTCGTTGCGAAGTCACGGACAACGTTTGGTCGAAAATGCGAAGCATAACTCCACAAATCTAGAAAGAGATGGGAAAGCTACGGATGAACCTTCTGATCTTCAGAAACGATGAACTCCGAGCTTCATGAGCAAGTAAACAGCTGCTTACCTAGAATCTTGCAACTTTCAATTCTCTTTTGTGACTTTCTTTGGTGAGATTACAAATGGGAGATAGAAGCTTCATTTAGAACCTTTTGAGCCTTGGAATTCTCTCTGAAATTATTCCAACCACCATATTTTTCACCTCCCTCGACCACTTTTTTCCATCATCACCACACTTGTTCTTTAAAGTACGGACCAACCTTCTTGATTGTAGATTTAATTCAATCAGCTTCTTAATCTTCCAACCTGCATGCCAAGAGAGAAAGTCCATCATCATTGAAAGGAAAAGCTACAACATCCAACCATTAACCATCAGGAGTTTCTATTTCCAGACAAGGAATGTGAGCTATCATAGGCCAATATGCCCCTTTATCCTTCAAACAACGTTGTTTTAGAAGTTGACAGTCCCTGATACAAAATCTTCCAAGTTCTGCAGGTAAGCCTGCCTTTGGTAACCGTTGAAGCTTAGGACAATCACAGATTTCCAGCTCTTTAATCATGGTCAGATTATGGAGCCCCTCAGACAGAGATTGCAAATTATGAAGGCTTGATATAGATATATACATTAGACTTGTGGGAAGTGGACGCATTTCATCTGGAAAGGAAACCATATCTGGTGCACCAGCAATGGTCAAATCCCTGAGAGAGACTAGATTGTGCAGGTTCCACTCTGAGATGGGCTGCTCAAGATTTTTACAGTTCCAGATCACAAGAGCCAATAGGTTCAAAGGCAAGCCACCTTTTGGAAAGGACAAAAGACAAGGGCACTCACTAATTGTTAGATATTGAAGAGAGGTCAGCCTTAGCATCTGAGAAGGAAGGGACCGGAGACTACTGCACTCACAGACTTCAAATTTTCGGAGGTTGGGAAGTTGCAGGCCCATTTCTGGGAAGCATTTTAGAGCAGGACAGCTTTGTAAGTTTAATTCCGTCAGATGAGTGAGACTGTTTAGGCACTCAGGCATGCTTTCCACGGTCGTGCAATCAATGATACTAATGAACTCAAGCGATGAATTTTTGGGCAGCATCCAATCTGAAAGGGATTCCAAATGAAATATTTTCCATATCTTAAGTATTTTAAGGCTGCTGGGAAATTTGCCTTTTGGAAATGAAATGAGAGAAGGGCAATCAATGATCTCCAAGTTCTCAAGATGAGATATGCTGCTCGAGCTGTTATCAGTCTGCATCAGTCCCTTTGGTAGAGAAATTAGAGCTTGACAGAACCTGATTTTTAAACGTCTAAGTGTGGTAGGTAACCTGCCACTTGGAAAGCATGTGAGAGCGGGACAACTTTCAATCTCCAATTCTTCGAGAGGACAATTATGTATCATAATTGTACTTGGCAGAGACTTTAGACCCCGACAATCTTTGAGCTTAAGATGTTTTAACTTGGGAAGGAAACCTGTCTGGGGAAAGCATGCAAGATTTGGACATGCCTCAATTTGCAAATCCTTAAGAGATGTAAAGACACACTCATTTTCAGCCAATGGCACAAACTGTGAACATCCCTTAATTTTCAGACGCTCAAGAGCAGCAATATTCCACAAAATAGCACCCTTTTTCCATAATGATTTTAATCCAATGCAGTTGGAACTGAAACCTGGAAACTGCACAGCCCCGTTTTGAGGATACTGAAGAATGCTACCCCGCAACTCTTCATTGGAATCTTCCACATTTAACTCATTAAGAGACGGGGAATTCATCGGTGAAGCTTTTAAATTTGGGCAACGCTTAATTACAAGTTTCACAAGAGAAAGAAAACGAGGAGGTAACATTCCACCCAAGTTGGGACAATTCTCTACCACCAGCTCACGGAGACAAGGAAATTCTTCCAAGTCTTCATTAGCTTGAATAGGAGAAGACCAGTATGTCCATTCCAACATATCCTTAAACCGTAGAAATTCCAGTGATGGAAAAGGCTTAATACATGGGGAACCATGTCCATAAAACATAGCATCCACCTTCTGCAATCTACACATTCCAATTATGGACAATTTTTTTAGTGAGGGCAGTCTCCCAAGTGATGGAAGTGATGTGCTCCTTCTGCAGTTATAGAGTTCTAAGAATGCTATGTTAGTCGATGAAGGATCACCTAACCAAGAAGGGAACATTCTACCACCATAGAACCGAATTCTCAGCTTCTCCAGATTTTTATGAGGTAGCAGCCTTTCAAGAACGTGCATTTGACCTTCCTCATTTTGGGAGTTAAGGGACTCATCGCTCCATTGCAAATTCAACTCAGTTAAACCATCCTTGTCCTTGAGATATGCATTGCTAACATCTTGGAAATCTGTAACATTTTCCAACCCCAAAATGGAGAGCTCCCCCCGTAGATGTAACAAGCCCCTCAATTCACTAACAGCAGATCCAATGCCCTTGTCTACAATTAATTTGGACAAAATCTGAAGATtcttcaaatttccaaccttaaATGGCATCTCCTGTAAATTACTAGTACCGGTAAGATCAAGAACATGAAGTCTCACCAGATTTTGGATAACGGGTGGCAACTTGGTAAGTTCCTCGCACCCTTGCAATTTCAAGGTTTGCAAGTTGAGAAGAAAACCCACAGATTGAGGTAACTGTTTAATTCTACTGCGAGACAAATTCAGGTAGCGCAATTGCTTGAAATCACCAATGGAATGGGGTAGCTCAGTGATGGAATAACCACTCAAGGATAGCACTCTTAAGCATCTCAACCTATGCAGCATATTCTGCAAGACATCACCACTTAAATAGCAACATGCAGCCCAAGTAGGCATACAAGTTGGTAATGCAATCAACGTTCTTAATTTCTTCATTCGACAAAGGacttcaaatctttttgtgaTGTCGTACTGTTCACGAGTGAAGGCTAAATAGCGAAACTTTTCAACAGCTCTGCATAACTCATCACTCTTAAGCATATCCATATCCTCAAAATTAAAGCATATTTCTCTAGAAACAGATTTAGCTAAATCATTTATGAGGTCATGCATCACAAATCGTGTTTGGCTGCTGTTTGACTGCTGGAAAAATGATCGCGAGAGTAACTCATTAAAACATTTCAAACCTAAATCCTCCATTTGTGTCCCTCCTTTAGGTTGTTGTAAGAAACCCTCCGCCACCCACAATTGAACCAGCTCATCCTTGTCAAATTCATAGTCCTTTGGAAATATAGCGCAATAAACAAAGCATcgtttcaaatgggaaggaagatGAAGATAGCTTAGCCTCAGAGCTGGCATTATGTCAATTTTTTCTTCAGGCAAATCCCATATCTTGCTCATCAATATGTCCTTCCATTCACCCTCATTAACTTTAGTGCGAAGCAGACCTCCCAAGGCGTTAGCTACAAGTGGCAACCCTTTGCATCTCTTCACTATTTGTTCGCCAACCAATCTTAAATTCGGGTATTCATCGAAATTTTTGGCTCCTAAAGCATGAGAAGTTAATATTGAGAGACAATCATCATACGACAGTTCCTTCAAAGCGTATCCCCTGCAGTTAGCTACAACTGCTGCAACTGGTTCATTCCGAGTTGTGACCAGTATTTTACTTCCAGCAGCCCCTGCTGCAAAGGGTCTGCATAGAATATCCCAAAGTTCATAATTCTCATTCCACATGTCATCTAAAATGATCAAAAACGTTCTTCCCAGCAGCTTCTTCTCTAGCTGCTCTTGAAGTGAATTTAAATCCTTTAACTCGCCAATATCAGAACCAATAGCATGAAGCAAGGTCTTTGTCACCCTCAGCAAATCAAATTCCTCAGAGACACAAACCCAAGCTCTCAACTCAAATGAAGTCTTAATTCTCACGTCCTTATAAACTAACTGAGCAAGAGTAGTTTTACCTACTCCTCCCATACCTACAATGGAAACCACACCAATATCACCTTTATTCATCTCTCTGCCATCTATCAACAAGTTTACAATGGCATCTTTATCACTTGTCCTACCATAAACACGAGACTCGTCAACAAGAGAAGTGGTGCAACTCTGAAATACTTTCTCAGACCTCCCTCTACCAATCTCTTCTAAACTGAAATCATTCTTTCGTGCCACTAACTCATCAAACTTTGCAGTAATTTCTTGTATTCGGAACTTCATCTTCCCATCAAACTTAATAGCATTTGGATTGATAGCACGGAAACAAGATGGAAAGAAGTTCCATACCTTAGTGGTGCTTGGTGAAGACAGAGTGTGCTTCATTTGTTTCCGCCGCAAAGCCTCGGTGGCAAGTTCGTCAACAACATCTTCGGCATCAAAGGCAACATCCTGTAAGTCCCCGAGCCAAAGTTTGACAGATCGAGTTGTGATTTGCTTTTCTTCGGCATCCTCAAGCGAGGCGTTCAGTTTAAGCAGCAAATTCTGCCACTTATTCAATTCGGCTACAAGTTGCTCCTCCCGTGAGAATTTATTGAAGTCGGGGGACAACAGAGTTTCACAGAGGGAGCGGAAGCAAGCAGAGAGCAGAGCATCAGCAACACCAGACACAATAATTTCCATCTGAGTGAAACCGAGAAATGGAAGAGGATTATCTTAAGCTTCCTTTGTCTTgaatatcatcatcatcatcatcatcatcatcatcaagtaTCAAGTCATGCACTCTTCAGACAACATCAAGTGATGATCACTAGAGAGTAGGGATGAGATGTGCACTGTGCAGAGTCCAGTTGCCTTTGGCGTCCAACCAAATACTTGGAATAATAAGAAGACAATACCCGTAACACTATTTGCCTTCAGATTCATTCCGGATAAGTACTAGTTAAAACCCCAACCTGAGTTGAAATATGTCAAGGAAAAGGAAATAGAAAACACACTCGGACAGTCCAACAAAAATACTGACATTGATATTatctttgtttattatttaaccCATATGTTTTGTAATAttctttcataaaataaaataaaaatagtataattaaaaaatgaataaaaatcattgtaaaaaataaaaattcttcaaaataaatgaaaaaaaaaagagtaaataatAATTAGTCCACCACCGACATCATCTTCTTGTTGATGTCTtttgtttaaataataattagtGCACCACCGACATCATCTCCTTAATGTTATTGGTGTCTTTTGTCTATGATATTATGAGCaatttattttatacatactTTAATAAATTTACGCATTTTAACCTTTTGGTTAAGTCCAAATCACAAGTTGTACCAAAAATAACTAAATTCGTGTATTATTGTTTAAAGATAATATAGTTTTTAACtcttgaaaatataatttttttatttcaaaacttCGATATCtatactttctttttattttttattttgatctttAGATTGAGACTTGTAACTAGATctattttgatatttgaatttgaattcaatcaaaatttgataatataaaaCCGAATCGAGTGAACCAAGAATTGATCAATATAAAAGTCCAAACAAAAAGATTGAACTAATTGTCttgaaatttatttgaaataggtaaaaattgaaaataaagacaaaaatcaataattgaacaaatttagtaaaaaattatttttttagatttttatgatttttaaaacaattaatttaattattgttagtttgatgattgaattaattaaactagtcaaataaaaaattaatagtttgaTTTATTCAACCGGTCtgattattaaaacattaaatgtaACACTTTCAAATTGTACtatattatcatttaaaaatttattaatt from Gossypium hirsutum isolate 1008001.06 chromosome D12, Gossypium_hirsutum_v2.1, whole genome shotgun sequence includes these protein-coding regions:
- the LOC107945599 gene encoding serine carboxypeptidase-like 40, yielding MEKKCYVVVLVAFFLIVSCMVAPSHGKKQTEALGHLYEIKMKGSHVLNKSPFKAIHHINKSRIHGQEEMKEKDRIPKLPGQPHVRFSQYGGYVTVDKKAGRALYYYFVEAQQSKESLPLLLWLNGGPGCSSLAYGAMEEIGPFRVHSDGKTLYRNRYSWNHAANVLFLESPAGVGFSYSNTTSDYDRSGDSKTVVDNYVFLINWLERFPEYKERDFYISGESYAGHYVPQLAHTILLHNKKANTTLINLKGIIIGNAVINDETDVKGMYDFFKSHALISDETAYRISKYCNLESENNMDAESSTECNAATDEVNRDTYNIDIYNIYAPLCHDSSLTVQPKEPSVVNFDPCSDNYVYAYLNRADVQEAIHANVTKLDHGWEPCSNIITTWGDSPSTVIPLLRELLANRLRVWIFSGDIDGRIPVTSTKYSIQKMNLPIKTKWHPWYLDGEVGGYTQVYKGDLTLATVRGAGHQVPSYQPKRALSLIKHFLAGTPLPDTSRYI
- the LOC107945600 gene encoding putative disease resistance RPP13-like protein 1 isoform X2; amino-acid sequence: MEIIVSGVADALLSACFRSLCETLLSPDFNKFSREEQLVAELNKWQNLLLKLNASLEDAEEKQITTRSVKLWLGDLQDVAFDAEDVVDELATEALRRKQMKHTLSSPSTTKVWNFFPSCFRAINPNAIKFDGKMKFRIQEITAKFDELVARKNDFSLEEIGRGRSEKVFQSCTTSLVDESRVYGRTSDKDAIVNLLIDGREMNKGDIGVVSIVGMGGVGKTTLAQLVYKDVRIKTSFELRAWVCVSEEFDLLRVTKTLLHAIGSDIGELKDLNSLQEQLEKKLLGRTFLIILDDMWNENYELWDILCRPFAAGAAGSKILVTTRNEPVAAVVANCRGYALKELSYDDCLSILTSHALGAKNFDEYPNLRLVGEQIVKRCKGLPLVANALGGLLRTKVNEGEWKDILMSKIWDLPEEKIDIMPALRLSYLHLPSHLKRCFVYCAIFPKDYEFDKDELVQLWVAEGFLQQPKGGTQMEDLGLKCFNELLSRSFFQQSNSSQTRFVMHDLINDLAKSVSREICFNFEDMDMLKSDELCRAVEKFRYLAFTREQYDITKRFEVLCRMKKLRTLIALPTCMPTWAACCYLSGDVLQNMLHRLRCLRVLSLSGYSITELPHSIGDFKQLRYLNLSRSRIKQLPQSVGFLLNLQTLKLQGCEELTKLPPVIQNLVRLHVLDLTGTSNLQEMPFKVGNLKNLQILSKLIVDKGIGSAVSELRGLLHLRGELSILGLENVTDFQDVSNAYLKDKDGLTELNLQWSDESLNSQNEEGQMHVLERLLPHKNLEKLRIRFYGGRMFPSWLGDPSSTNIAFLELYNCRRSTSLPSLGRLPSLKKLSIIGMCRLQKVDAMFYGHGSPCIKPFPSLEFLRFKDMLEWTYWSSPIQANEDLEEFPCLRELVVENCPNLGGMLPPRFLSLVKLVIKRCPNLKASPMNSPSLNELNVEDSNEELRGSILQYPQNGAVQFPGFSSNCIGLKSLWKKGAILWNIAALERLKIKGCSQFVPLAENECVFTSLKDLQIEACPNLACFPQTGFLPKLKHLKLKDCRGLKSLPSTIMIHNCPLEELEIESCPALTCFPSGRLPTTLRRLKIRFCQALISLPKGLMQTDNSSSSISHLENLEIIDCPSLISFPKGKFPSSLKILKIWKIFHLESLSDWMLPKNSSLEFISIIDCTTVESMPECLNSLTHLTELNLQSCPALKCFPEMGLQLPNLRKFEVCECSSLRSLPSQMLRLTSLQYLTISWKIKKLIELNLQSRRLVRTLKNKCGDDGKKWSREVKNMVVGIISERIPRLKRF
- the LOC107945600 gene encoding putative disease resistance RPP13-like protein 1 isoform X1 translates to MEIIVSGVADALLSACFRSLCETLLSPDFNKFSREEQLVAELNKWQNLLLKLNASLEDAEEKQITTRSVKLWLGDLQDVAFDAEDVVDELATEALRRKQMKHTLSSPSTTKVWNFFPSCFRAINPNAIKFDGKMKFRIQEITAKFDELVARKNDFSLEEIGRGRSEKVFQSCTTSLVDESRVYGRTSDKDAIVNLLIDGREMNKGDIGVVSIVGMGGVGKTTLAQLVYKDVRIKTSFELRAWVCVSEEFDLLRVTKTLLHAIGSDIGELKDLNSLQEQLEKKLLGRTFLIILDDMWNENYELWDILCRPFAAGAAGSKILVTTRNEPVAAVVANCRGYALKELSYDDCLSILTSHALGAKNFDEYPNLRLVGEQIVKRCKGLPLVANALGGLLRTKVNEGEWKDILMSKIWDLPEEKIDIMPALRLSYLHLPSHLKRCFVYCAIFPKDYEFDKDELVQLWVAEGFLQQPKGGTQMEDLGLKCFNELLSRSFFQQSNSSQTRFVMHDLINDLAKSVSREICFNFEDMDMLKSDELCRAVEKFRYLAFTREQYDITKRFEVLCRMKKLRTLIALPTCMPTWAACCYLSGDVLQNMLHRLRCLRVLSLSGYSITELPHSIGDFKQLRYLNLSRSRIKQLPQSVGFLLNLQTLKLQGCEELTKLPPVIQNLVRLHVLDLTGTSNLQEMPFKVGNLKNLQILSKLIVDKGIGSAVSELRGLLHLRGELSILGLENVTDFQDVSNAYLKDKDGLTELNLQWSDESLNSQNEEGQMHVLERLLPHKNLEKLRIRFYGGRMFPSWLGDPSSTNIAFLELYNCRRSTSLPSLGRLPSLKKLSIIGMCRLQKVDAMFYGHGSPCIKPFPSLEFLRFKDMLEWTYWSSPIQANEDLEEFPCLRELVVENCPNLGGMLPPRFLSLVKLVIKRCPNLKASPMNSPSLNELNVEDSNEELRGSILQYPQNGAVQFPGFSSNCIGLKSLWKKGAILWNIAALERLKIKGCSQFVPLAENECVFTSLKDLQIEACPNLACFPQTGFLPKLKHLKLKDCRGLKSLPSTIMIHNCPLEELEIESCPALTCFPSGRLPTTLRRLKIRFCQALISLPKGLMQTDNSSSSISHLENLEIIDCPSLISFPKGKFPSSLKILKIWKIFHLESLSDWMLPKNSSLEFISIIDCTTVESMPECLNSLTHLTELNLQSCPALKCFPEMGLQLPNLRKFEVCECSSLRSLPSQMLRLTSLQYLTISECPCLLSFPKGGLPLNLLALVIWNCKNLEQPISEWNLHNLVSLRDLTIAGAPDMVSFPDEMRPLPTSLMYISISSLHNLQSLSEGLHNLTMIKELEICDCPKLQRLPKAGLPAELGRFCIRDCQLLKQRCLKDKGAYWPMIAHIPCLEIETPDG